The Henckelia pumila isolate YLH828 chromosome 2, ASM3356847v2, whole genome shotgun sequence genome includes a window with the following:
- the LOC140884652 gene encoding large ribosomal RNA subunit accumulation protein YCED homolog 1, chloroplastic, with amino-acid sequence MLAASAPSSAAVPLPSSPLTHFSSCKKIFKPFKTIHPTYPFQKNPSSLVLLAKPNTSTSFHFTSDAENPYFTEDYQWDLPNEGVEEDDDEGCSWEGAVMHRRNAAVSHVEYCTTLERLGLGKISSEVSKARASEMGLRVVNSVRDYPNGTPVLVSADVTRKKQKLRLDGIVRTVISLPCNRCGEPAAQSVYSDLSLLLCEEPIQEPETIHMGTIFAEDKFRTLITSEEAEDDDDDSLIDSDDQLYFPLDRKVIDISKNIRDLIHVEITINALCNPSCKGACLKCGTNLNISSCSCKTKQVGEKGYGPLGDLRKKMQNTL; translated from the exons ATGCTCGCCGCTTCCGCCCCTTCCTCCGCCGCGGTTCCACTGCCCTCCTCCCCTCTCACCCACTTCAGCTCCTGCAAAAAAATCTTCAAACCTTTCAAGACAATTCACCCTACATACCCATTCCAAAAGAACCCATCAAGCTTAGTCCTCCTCGCGAAACCCAACACCTCCACCAGTTTCCACTTCACTTCTGACGCGGAAAATCCATATTTTACCGAAGATTATCAATGGGATTTGCCAAACGAAGGTGTTGAAGAAGATGACGACGAGGGTTGCTCGTGGGAAGGCGCGGTTATGCACAGAAGGAACGCAGCCGTCTCGCACGTGGAGTACTGTACTACTCTGGAGAGGTTGGGGTTGGGGAAGATTTCTTCCGAGGTTTCGAAAGCTCGGGCTTCGGAAATGGGGTTGAGGGTGGTGAATTCTGTCAGGGATTATCCGAATGGGACGCCGGTGTTGGTCTCTGCTGATGTTACTAGGAAGAAGCAGAAGTTGAGGCTGGATGGGATTGTTAGGACTGTTATTTCTCTCCCTTGCAACAG GTGTGGGGAGCCTGCTGCTCAGAGTGTTTACTCTGACTTATCGCTTTTACTATGCGAAGAACCCATCCAAGAACCTGAGACCATACACATGGGCACAATCTTTGCAGAAGACAAATTCAGAACTCTCATAACAAGCGAGGAAGCAgaagatgatgacgatgatTCATTGATCGACTCAGATGATCAGCTATATTTCCCTCTAGACCGAAAAGTCATCGACATTTCAAAGAACATACGAGACCTTATACATGTAGAGATCACCATTAACGCACTCTGTAACCCAAGTTGCAAGGGCGCTTGTCTCAAATGCGGTACAAATCTCAACATTAGTAGCTGTTCATGTAAGACAAAGCAGGTGGGTGAAAAGGGATATGGACCCCTGGGAGACTTGAGGAAAAAAATGCAGAACACATTATGA